A stretch of the Argentina anserina chromosome 6, drPotAnse1.1, whole genome shotgun sequence genome encodes the following:
- the LOC126797081 gene encoding LOW QUALITY PROTEIN: uncharacterized protein LOC126797081 (The sequence of the model RefSeq protein was modified relative to this genomic sequence to represent the inferred CDS: deleted 2 bases in 1 codon) yields MLIYIYCIAFTVDISLLHRDLRSSVSICTGFGNGPTVNRLQIKLAKKLTKNSTQKLPFLTFETKGYKSAVIQDVPISSPLSRSQVLELQTALDMAQDSRAARAVLRGDAQSVQVSVKHFGKSLQCNLAKPDCAFYGIAPEGACLTLVFQFFIPGTHRLDKSISMHCSLPVLDQGSN; encoded by the exons ATGCTGATTTACATTTACTGCATTGCCTTTACTGTTGACATTTCTCTTCTGCATCGTGATCTTCGTAGCAGTGTCAGCATATGTACTGGGTTTGGAAATGGCCCTACTGTTAATCGCCTACAGATTAAATTAGCAAAGAAGCTTACTAAAAATTCTACGCAAAAGTTGCCCTTCCTTACTTTTGAGACCAAGGGTTATAAATCTGCAGTGATACAGGACGTTCCAATCTCATCACCTTTGTCTAGGAGTCAGGTTCTTGAACTTCAAACTGCTCTTGATATGGCTCAAGATA GTCGGGCAGCGAGGGCAGTTCTAAGGGGAGATGCTCAATCAGTGCAAGTGAGTGTCAAGCACTTTGGTAAGAGCCTTCAATGCAATTTGGCCAAGCCAGACTGCGCTTTTTATGGGATTGCTCCCGAAGGTGCTTGTTTGACACTGGTTTTCCAATTTTTCATTCCGGGTACCCATCGACTAGATAAGTCAATCAGTATGCACTGCAGCCTTCCTGTACTTGACCAAGGGTCCAACTGA